In Fibrobacter sp., the sequence TTCGTTCGGCACGTCGAGGCGCCAGCCGTCAATGCCGCGCTTTGTCCAGTATTCGGCGACGGAGAAAAGGTACTCGCGCACTTCCGCACAATCGGTATTGAATTTCGGGAGCGCGGGAAAATTCCACCAGCATTCGTAATTGGGCTTGCCGGAGTAGGCGTTCAGCGGCCATCCCTTCACGTGGAACCAGTCCACGTACGGCGAATTCGGGCCCAGTTCCATGAGGCTGTTGAACTGGAAGAATCCGCGGGAGCAATGGTTGAAAACGCCGTCCAGTATGATGCGCAACTTGAGCTTGTGCGCCTTTTTCACCAGGCGGTCGAAATCTTCGAGCGTGCCGAGCACCGGGTCGATTTCGAAGTAGTCCACCGTATGGTAGCGGTGGTTGGAATTGCTCTTGAAAATCGGGCAAAGGTAAATCGCGTTTGCCCCGAGATTCTTGATGTATTCTAGTTTGTCTTCAATGCCGGCGAGGTTTCCGCCGAACATGTTCTCGCGCGTGGGTTTGGAGCCCCAAGGCACGAACTTGCCGACTGCATGGTACCGCTCCGATCGGCAGAACCGGTCGGGGAATATCTGGTAGAAGATGGCGTCTTTGACCCAGGCAGGAGCGAACATGTTAGTAGTTATTAGTTAATGGTTACTGGTTGCTAGAATTTCTAGTGTCAAGAAACTTCTAGACGCCTATAACACTAGTAACTCAGAACTCGGAACTTAAATCTTCCACATGGGGCGGCGCCTGCGGGTGTCGACCAGCTTGCGGATTTCGGAATTCAGCGCGGTGAAGGTCTCGAGGTCATCGACGGTCAGCGGGAGTCTGTAAGTCCAGTTGTTGCCGCCCACGGTTCCCGGGATGTTCACGCGTTCTTCTTCGGCGGGTATTTCGGAAAGCGTCGAGGAGAGCGCGAAGTAGTCCTGCACCGGCAAGATGCAGAACATGCTGTTCGACGAGAACACGTGCGTGAGGATGTTGCGGACCACCGGCGGGGTGAGCTTTTCGGGCGCCTTGCCGGTCATCTGCGCGTGCGACCAGTACAGGTCACGGTCGAAGTCCTTCTCTTCCCAGAGCCCGCGGAGGCTCGAGGTGTCGTGGCAGCTCGTGGTGCACACGGAGAGGCGCGGGTATTCCGCCATTTCGTAGTAGGGCGAATACGGCGCGTTCCAGTTGCGGGCCCAGCGTTCGATGCGCAGCGAAAGGATGTTGAGCTTCTTCAGTACGACCGGCACGCAGTTCGGGACAGCACCGAGGTCTTCGGCGCACACCAACATGTCGGTTTCCTTCGCGAGTATGGTAAGCAGCTTGGTGGCGTTCTCTTCCCACAGGCCTTCCTGCGCGGCTTCGTTCGCGTGGATGATGTCCTTCAGCTTGTCCTGCTCGTATTGCGGGAGCGTGCCGAGCACGGGCTGGTTGTACCAGTACCAGAACGGGTAGAAGGTATTCTCGTCGCCCGCCGGGATAAAGATGCGGTTCCAGTAGACCTTGAGGAGGGCGTCCTTCACGTTCTGCGGCTCGTCGAGCGAAGTGATGGCGCGCTCGTTGTAGAATTCCGGCTTGAACACGAATCGGGTGGCCTCGTTCGGGAGGCTCTCGAAGTAGACAGAGACGAGGTTCTCGGTCTCTTCGCCGAGGAATGCGCGGAGCTGGTCCACGGAGTAGTTCGGGCGGCGCAGGTATTCGAGCGTCTCGCGGCTGAAGCCTGCGTTGTGGAGCAGTTCCCAGGTAAGCGGGATGCACGGGTTGAAGCGCCCGAGGATTCCCGTGACTTCGCGCTGCGGGATAGACCAGATGCGGAAGAAACCGAGCACGTGGTCTATGCGGTAGGCGTGGTAGAACTTGCTCGCCTGCGCGAGGCGGTCTTTCCACCAGCGGAAACCGTCTTTCTCGATGACGTCCCAGCGGTAGGTGGGGAATCCCCAGTTCTGCCCGCTGTAGCTGAACATGTCAGGAGGTGCGCCCGCGCGGTCGTCGAGCGAGAAGTAATTGCGGTTGGCCCAGACGTCGGCGCTGTCCTCGTTGATGAGGATGGGAATGTCTCCCTTGATGTGGACTCCGAGCTTGGTGGCTTCGCCCACGGCGGCCGAGAACTGCAGCTCGGCTACGAACTGCATCCATGCCTGGTACAGGACTTCCTTGCGGTACTTGGTCCAAAGCTTGTCGAGGTCTTCTTCGGTGGGCTCGCGGTATTTCTTCCAGTCTTTCCAACTGGATTCTCCGTTCTGGGCCTTGAGCGTGCTGTATACGCAGTAAGCCTTCGCCCAGGTGTTGCTGTCGATCCATTTCGCGAGGCTCTTGTCCTTCTTGATTTGGTCGTAGCGGTTGTCGAAGATGCGGCGCAGTATCGTGCGCTTCCACGTGGAAATCTTGTAATAGTCAATTTTTGTCTGGTGGTCGAATTCCGATTTCGCTTCCTCGATTTCGGATTCGAACTCGCCGGAACCTTGCACCGCCTGGATGTTGATGAAAACCGGGTTCAGTGCGAAGGCGCTCCGCGCGCTGTAGGGGCTGGCCTCGGCGCCCGTGTCGTTCACCGGCAAGAGCTGGATGATGTCGAAGTCGCACATCCTGCACCATTTGGCAAACGGGATGAGGTCGAGGTATTCGCCGATGCCGATGCCGGCTCTGCTGCGGAGACTGAAGAGGGGGACGGCTACGCCGCTCTGGAAAGAAGAAATATCACCGTAACGCATGCCTTTAAATATAGTAAAGAGGGACGAAAACGTGATTTGGGGTGCCGTGGAGGGCTCTTTTCCTCGGGTTGTGCGCCGGAATAATTATATTCAACAGCATGAGTTGGGAATGCCGGTATTTGAGAGAAACATTCTGCGACAAGCGGAAACAGGAATGCAATCCGGGGGAACCGGGGTGCGTTTTGCGCGGGAAGGTGAGCTTCCCGTTAAAAGATGCGCCCGCGCCGCGTGCCAAAAAGCCCTCCGGCCCCAGCGAAAAATGACGGCCCGAAATGGGAAGCCCCAGGCGGAACAGCCCGTAACGCCATATAAAAAAGGTATCAAGAAACATCTTGATACCTGTAATTCTATTAACTAATAACCAGTGACCAGCGACTAGCGACCAGTTAAATAAGTCGCAGGATTTCTTGCGTGGTCTGTTCGGCGAAGCTGTTGTCTTGCACGAAGCGGCGCACTTCGGTCGGGTTGATGCGTGCGTATTCGGAGAGCGCGCGCCCGATACCGTTCCTAATATAATAGTCGTCTTCCTTGGCGCAAGTGAGGCAGAACTGGCGCAGGAGCGGCCAGTCGGTGCGGTCCTTGTACTGGATCTGGAAGATGATGGCGCTACGGCGGACCCAGATGTTCGGGTCGCGAATCCATGCGGTGATTTTGCTGCGCAGCGCGGGAAGCCTGAGGGCGAGGTCGCCCAGGATGCAGGCGGCGAGCGTGTCGACCGTATCTCTCCAAGCGCGGGTCTTGATAAGTTTTTTCAGAAAGTTAAGGTGCTGACCGCCGAGAAGATCCTTGTGGCGGAAGAGGTAATCGCATGCCGCGTACTGGATTTCGCGGTAAGGCTGCGACCACATGTCTTCGACCCTGGCTACGAGTTCAGCGTCATCTTTGGGCGGGTTCCTGTCGAATATCGGGTAAGTGACTTCGCGCCGCGGGACCAGCCTGATGCCGAGGAAATCGAATTGTTCCCTCGTCTTCTTGGACATCTCGTGTGCTTCTTCTTCGTTCGCGATAGCACGTAGTGCAAGTAGTATTTCTTGAGTGAACCTTAACATGACCCCACAAAAATAGTCCCAAAAGATTTTTTTTTCTAGGTCTTGACAAAACTTTTTTTCAAAATTTTTTATTTTTTCAAAGCTTTTTTGCAAAAAAATGACAAAAAATACTCTTGACAACGATTTTTTCTGAGATTTTAAGGCTTTATGGCTACTGAAAACGGCTCTTTATATAATGGTGTCATCGAGGTCCCGCCTGAACTCCGCGGCCCGTCCAATGAAGAAATTTTGCAGATGTCGGAGCGAGAAGACTCCGAAAGGCGCCGCCGTGCGGCCGCCAGGCCTTCGAAGCGCGAAAGGATTCGCCGCAAGATGAACAAGGAACTCGCCACCATGTCGCAGATCGGTGCGGGCATCGCGCGGGCCAATACGCGCCAGCCGGCCCCCATCCAGCACGTATCGGCGAAGAGCGGCGGACCGAAGGGGGAGGAGGGCTTCCAGAAGAAGCAGCCGTCCTTCGCCCGCAAGAAGCTTGAATCGCTGTTCAGCGCCGCCTTCCACCGCGACCGCCATGTGGAAGAGGCTCCCGTTTCGGCTCCGGTGAAAAAAGAACCGAAGTTCACCCCGCCCGCAGTCCCGTCGTCGGGTCGCGTGCTCAGGGGCTCGTTCGGTGCCAAGCGTTCCGACGAGGCCAAGGCGCAGGTCTATTCCGTCGCGGAACTCGAACGCATCCGCATGGAAGAACGCGCCAAGAAAATCCGTGCCGAACTCGCCCGCAAGAACAAGACCGTGGCACCCGCGGTCGCAGAAGACGGCACTCCGGTGAAGCGCCCGCGCGGACGCCCGCGCAAGAACCCGCTGCCTCCGACCGAACAGCCGTAAGCACCAGAAAAGAGAATACAAAAAAGCCCGCCTTCTTTCGAAAGCGGGCTTTTAAGAGGCAACGATCAGACTCGAACTGATGAATAAGGCTTTTGCAGAGCCGCCCCTTACCAACTTGGGTACGTCGCCGATTGTGAGCGCTAATATAGGTAATGATTGCGGTTTTATCAAGGGGCAAATGCGAAAAAAACTAGATTTCGACCATGTTTGGTGCAGTAACGCGCGCGTTCGGCGCGATTAAGGTGAATTTGGCCGCCCTGCTCGGGGAATTGTGGATGCGCAGCCTGCGGGTCCGCATCGACGCCCCCGCCGATTTCGGGCCGGGCATCCTGGGTTGCTGGCACCGCGACCTGCTGGCGAGTTTCGCCGCGTTCAAGGGCAGGGGAGTGCACGCTCTCGTCTCGGAATCCGGCGATGGGGAATTCCTCGCCCGTGCCATCGCCCGCATGGGCTTCTGGGTCAGCCGCGGTTCGGACACGCACGGTTCGCTCAACGTGCGCCATTTGGTACAAACTCTCAAGGAAGGCGGAACCGTGGGCATGGCGCTCGACGGTCCCCGCGGTCCGGCACTGCAGGTCAAGCCGGGTACGCCCTGGCTTTCTAAAGTTTCCGGCCGCCCGATATGGCTTATCTGCCCGCGCTACGGCGCGCATTTCCGCCTCAAGACCTGGGATAATTTTGTCGTTCCCTTGCCGTTGTCATCAATTGACATTCGAATTAAGTATTTTTGCCAAGAAGAAACAAAAAAACAAAAGGAGTAACCGTCGTGATTACATTGCCGCCAAAATTTGTCGCGTTTGACCTCGAAACGACCGGGCTTGTGAATACCAAGGATGAAATCGTCGAAATCGGTGCCGTGAAGTTCACCGTGGCCGTAGAAAAGGGCAAGGTAGTGCCCAAGCTCATCTCCGAGTTCAACACGCTGGTGAACCCGAACATGATGATTCCCGAAGAGGCTTCTCGCGTGAACCACATTACCGACGCCATGGTGAAGGACGCTCCCCCGGTGGGCGAGTGCCTCAAGAAGTTCACCGCGTTCTGCGGGCAGGGCTCCATTCTGCTTGCGCACAACGCTCCCTTCGACGTCGGCTTCTTGCGCGTGGCCTACTCCAAGAACCCGCAGTACGTTCCCGGCAACCCCGCTATCGACAGCCTGGTGGTCGCCCGTACGATTCTGCCCGAGCTCGACAACCACAAGCTCGGTTACATGGCGAACCTCTTCATGAAGCGCGGCGAGTTCACGATGAAGATCGATTCCGCGAAGATGCACCGCGCCGTGTACGACTGCGAGATGCTCATGGAAGTGTTCGTGGCGCTCATGCGCCGCCGGTTCAAGGAAAAGGACTGGGAAATGGCGAACATCATGGCGAGCCTCGCCAAGTACAAGGGCCTCCCGCTGTTCATCAACAAGCCGAACTAACCCTACAGTCATCCTGACGTCACCCTGAACTTGGTTCAGGGCAGGATCAGTTATAAACATTCCGACCCTGCCCTGAGTGTCCTCAGGGTGACTCCCGGGCGGAAGTGCTTCCGGTGCCATGCTCAGAATACACAAAACACCGCCAAAGGGCTGCCTTGGCGGTTGAATTCTGTTTCCGAAACGGGAATTAGATTCCGAGTTCCTGGGCGACGGCCTGGATGCCGAGCTTGCTGATGGTGCGGAGACCGGCAGCGCTCACGCGGAGGGTTACCCAGCGATCTTCTTCGGGGATGTAGAAGCGCTTCTTCTGGAGGTTGGGAAGCTGCTTCATCAACTTCTTGCGGTTGGAGTGGGAAACCATGTTACCCACGAGGCCGGCCTTACCGGTAACTTCACAAATGCGGCTCATAATAAACTCCGTTGTTTTTTACGGACTGCAATTTTAGATAAAAATTGGCAAATTGTCAAGGCTAAACTTAATCTTGCAGTTCCTTGGGAAGGTTAAATTTGGTCGATTCGACCAATTTTATGAAATTTTCGATGTTTAGGGGGGCAAATTTGGCCTTCAGCCACTCCACGACCTCCTGGACCAGCACCTCGGGTGCGGAGGCTCCGCTCGAAATACCGACCGATTCGACGCCGTCGAACCAGGCCGGATCGAGGTCGTTCACGTCGGCGATGAGGTAGCTCTTGATGCCCTGTTCGAGCCCGAGTTCCATGAGACGGCTGGAATTGGAGGAGTTTTTCGCCCCGACGACCAGGAGCATGTCGACCTGCTTGCACAGATCGAGCACCGCGGCCTGGCGGTTGCCTGTCGCGTAGCAGAGGTCGCCTGCGTTGGGGCCGATAATACCCGGGAAACGGGCCTTGAGGGCCTCGATGATCTTGCGGGTTTCGGCCACGGAGAGCGTGGTCTGCGTGATGTAGGCGAGTTCCTTGCCCTCGGGCACCTGGACCGTCGCTACGTCATTCTCGTTCTGGATGAGCGAGATGGCGCCTTCGGGGAGCTGCCCGAGCGTGCCGACCACTTCGGCGTGGCCCGCGTGGCCAATCAAGATGATATGGCGGCCAGCGGTGTAGTGGCGCTTGGCGCTGTAGTGGACCTTGAGCACCAGCGGGCAGCTCGCGTCGAGGACCTTCAGGTGGCGCGCTTCGGCGTCGGCGTATACGTGTTCTGCGACCCCGTGGGCCGAGAAAATGACGACGGAACCTTCGGGAACTTCGTCCACCTCGTCCACGAAAATGACGCCCTTCTCTTTGAGGGTGTCGACGACGAACTTGTTGTGCACGATTTCGTGGCGCATGTAGATGGATGTGCCGTATTTTTCAAGGGCCTTCTCGACTACGTGGATGGCGCGGTCGACACCGGCGCAGAACCCGCGGGGGGTGGCAAGTACAATCTTCTTCATGGTTATTTCGCGTTTGGGGTTGGGAGCAGATCGCTCAGGAATTCCACGAACTGCGTGTACGAATCTTCTAGCTTTTCCCGCTCGTGGGCGAGGAACCGCTCGATGTTCCTGGTGTCGGCGATGTTCCTGCGGGGGTAGTCCTCGGGCCCGCGGAGCTGCGTGAGCACGCCTTCGCGCACGAGGGTGGCCACGTTTTCGGCCTGGCCTGCGGAATAGGGCCCGATGCTGGTGCGGACTCCGGCCTGGAGCGGCTCCCAGAAGTCGTGCACGCCGAGGAAGCGGCTGAACGAGCCTCCGACGACCGCGGTTTTCGAGACGGCGAATATTTCGGCGGTGATGCCGAACTTGTTTACCATCGAGATGGCGCCTTTCTGGACTTCGGGCCATTCGACGACGGGAATCTTCTTTTCGGCGAGCGCCTTGCGGAACTGTTCCACTTCTTCGAGCCTGCGCGGGGCGAGCACCATGGATTCGTTCTGCAGCAAGGAGAACGACAACATGCGATAGAGGCTCGACCATTCCGAATAGTGTATCGAGACGAAGAAAGTGTCGACGGTCTTTTCGGCTCCGGCGGCATCGCCCTCTGCTGAGGGATTGGCGTCGTTTGTCGCGGGTTTGTTGCCGCGCGCCCAGGGGAGGAGCTTCCAGTCGCCGCCGATGATGGGGCTGCCGATGTTCGAGCGCGACGCCACGTTCATCAGGCGCGAAAGGTCGGCGCCGGTCTGCATGCTCGCGAACCCGATGGTAGAAAAGTCTATGCCCGGTATGGAGGCGTGGTAGCGGCCCGAGACTATGGCGACGGAGGGCCTGTAGCTCAGCCGCTTCATGGTGGATAGGTAGCCCGGCCACAGTTCGTTCTCGCCCAGGACGAGCGCGATGGGCTTCGCCTTTTTTGCGAACTTTGCCATTGCCGCCGGTGTATCGGCCGGGGCTATGCAGGCTTCGATGCTCGGCGTCGGCATGGCGTTGCGGAGGTATTCGAGTACTTCCGCCTTCTGCGTGGTGATAAGGATTCTCGGGCAGTCCGCGATGTCTTGCTGCAGGAACTTCGCGAGGTTCAGGAGCATCTTGCATTCGCCGAGACTTGCTCCGTGCAGCCAGAGGAACGGACCTTCGGGCCATGGACCTTCCAAACGTTCGTTTATACGAAACCGTTTGTCTGCGACGGGGACACGCGCCACAGCCTTTGCGGCGGTGCCGATAGCGGAGCGGGCGATGTCCAGCGCGTTAAACATTTTCAGACCGTGTGGATTTTTAAAAGAACAATTATCAAATTAACAATTACGAGCCAGAACCACGTGGAGGCATCAGCCTTGAATGCCTGAAAAACGGTGCGCCGGGGCGAGCTCTTTTTTTTGTTGCTAACAAGGAATTCGCCGTTCAT encodes:
- a CDS encoding DUF374 domain-containing protein; this encodes MFGAVTRAFGAIKVNLAALLGELWMRSLRVRIDAPADFGPGILGCWHRDLLASFAAFKGRGVHALVSESGDGEFLARAIARMGFWVSRGSDTHGSLNVRHLVQTLKEGGTVGMALDGPRGPALQVKPGTPWLSKVSGRPIWLICPRYGAHFRLKTWDNFVVPLPLSSIDIRIKYFCQEETKKQKE
- the ispH gene encoding 4-hydroxy-3-methylbut-2-enyl diphosphate reductase — encoded protein: MKKIVLATPRGFCAGVDRAIHVVEKALEKYGTSIYMRHEIVHNKFVVDTLKEKGVIFVDEVDEVPEGSVVIFSAHGVAEHVYADAEARHLKVLDASCPLVLKVHYSAKRHYTAGRHIILIGHAGHAEVVGTLGQLPEGAISLIQNENDVATVQVPEGKELAYITQTTLSVAETRKIIEALKARFPGIIGPNAGDLCYATGNRQAAVLDLCKQVDMLLVVGAKNSSNSSRLMELGLEQGIKSYLIADVNDLDPAWFDGVESVGISSGASAPEVLVQEVVEWLKAKFAPLNIENFIKLVESTKFNLPKELQD
- a CDS encoding glycosyltransferase N-terminal domain-containing protein; this encodes MFNALDIARSAIGTAAKAVARVPVADKRFRINERLEGPWPEGPFLWLHGASLGECKMLLNLAKFLQQDIADCPRILITTQKAEVLEYLRNAMPTPSIEACIAPADTPAAMAKFAKKAKPIALVLGENELWPGYLSTMKRLSYRPSVAIVSGRYHASIPGIDFSTIGFASMQTGADLSRLMNVASRSNIGSPIIGGDWKLLPWARGNKPATNDANPSAEGDAAGAEKTVDTFFVSIHYSEWSSLYRMLSFSLLQNESMVLAPRRLEEVEQFRKALAEKKIPVVEWPEVQKGAISMVNKFGITAEIFAVSKTAVVGGSFSRFLGVHDFWEPLQAGVRTSIGPYSAGQAENVATLVREGVLTQLRGPEDYPRRNIADTRNIERFLAHEREKLEDSYTQFVEFLSDLLPTPNAK
- a CDS encoding DNA alkylation repair protein, translating into MLRFTQEILLALRAIANEEEAHEMSKKTREQFDFLGIRLVPRREVTYPIFDRNPPKDDAELVARVEDMWSQPYREIQYAACDYLFRHKDLLGGQHLNFLKKLIKTRAWRDTVDTLAACILGDLALRLPALRSKITAWIRDPNIWVRRSAIIFQIQYKDRTDWPLLRQFCLTCAKEDDYYIRNGIGRALSEYARINPTEVRRFVQDNSFAEQTTQEILRLI
- a CDS encoding 4-alpha-glucanotransferase produces the protein MRYGDISSFQSGVAVPLFSLRSRAGIGIGEYLDLIPFAKWCRMCDFDIIQLLPVNDTGAEASPYSARSAFALNPVFINIQAVQGSGEFESEIEEAKSEFDHQTKIDYYKISTWKRTILRRIFDNRYDQIKKDKSLAKWIDSNTWAKAYCVYSTLKAQNGESSWKDWKKYREPTEEDLDKLWTKYRKEVLYQAWMQFVAELQFSAAVGEATKLGVHIKGDIPILINEDSADVWANRNYFSLDDRAGAPPDMFSYSGQNWGFPTYRWDVIEKDGFRWWKDRLAQASKFYHAYRIDHVLGFFRIWSIPQREVTGILGRFNPCIPLTWELLHNAGFSRETLEYLRRPNYSVDQLRAFLGEETENLVSVYFESLPNEATRFVFKPEFYNERAITSLDEPQNVKDALLKVYWNRIFIPAGDENTFYPFWYWYNQPVLGTLPQYEQDKLKDIIHANEAAQEGLWEENATKLLTILAKETDMLVCAEDLGAVPNCVPVVLKKLNILSLRIERWARNWNAPYSPYYEMAEYPRLSVCTTSCHDTSSLRGLWEEKDFDRDLYWSHAQMTGKAPEKLTPPVVRNILTHVFSSNSMFCILPVQDYFALSSTLSEIPAEEERVNIPGTVGGNNWTYRLPLTVDDLETFTALNSEIRKLVDTRRRRPMWKI
- a CDS encoding PolC-type DNA polymerase III; translation: MITLPPKFVAFDLETTGLVNTKDEIVEIGAVKFTVAVEKGKVVPKLISEFNTLVNPNMMIPEEASRVNHITDAMVKDAPPVGECLKKFTAFCGQGSILLAHNAPFDVGFLRVAYSKNPQYVPGNPAIDSLVVARTILPELDNHKLGYMANLFMKRGEFTMKIDSAKMHRAVYDCEMLMEVFVALMRRRFKEKDWEMANIMASLAKYKGLPLFINKPN
- the rpmB gene encoding 50S ribosomal protein L28 — encoded protein: MSRICEVTGKAGLVGNMVSHSNRKKLMKQLPNLQKKRFYIPEEDRWVTLRVSAAGLRTISKLGIQAVAQELGI